In Vespula vulgaris chromosome 10, iyVesVulg1.1, whole genome shotgun sequence, the following are encoded in one genomic region:
- the LOC127067104 gene encoding synaptojanin-1 isoform X1 codes for MAMGKGFRVYEKLKPPSPHSLLLERRNHKETVLFESQAVAVLSLQETESLKGQYTKLLDAYGCLGVLQLNAGENTLLYLVLVTGCFSVGKIGETEIFRITQSHFVPLHYSQGNEDRVSEVRKFLNSGTFYFSWTAGQQECLDITLSAQKRSKSTTTDNRFFWNRMLHIHLLRYGVDTSQWLLKAMCGSVEIRTVYVGHRQARAVLVSRLSCERAGTRFNVRGTNDDGHVANFVETEQTIYLDNEVTSYIQTRGSVPLFWEQPGIQVGSHKVKISRGFEASKPAFDRHLTMIKQRYGQQVIVNLLGSSLIGSKEGEAMLSQLFQTHHNMSEHKDVPHILFDYHQECRGGNMKNLSKLKAKVEKYLESFSLFYAAGKNVILEQTGTIRTNCLDCLDRTNCVQTFFALELLAQQLSLLKLLEKQQMVSRFEEVFRQMWIYNGNEVSKIYAGTGAIQGSSKLLDGARSAARTIQNNLLDSSKQEAIDILLLGSTLNTEIADRARLLLPSNMLHAPPSVLREMCKRYNEYVTTMKLRISVGTYNVNGGKHFRSVSHKDILLSDWLLDAPRYSSSLVSVEYDNIPVDVFAIGFEEIVDLNASNIMAASSDNAKAWAEELQKVLSRDTEYVLVTYQQLVGVCLYLFIRPEHAPYLRDVAVDCVKTGLGGATGNKGAAAIRCVLYSTSLCFVCAHFAAGQSQVTERNADYAEITRKITFPMGRTLNTHDYVFWCGDFNYRVDMDKDEMKEMIKRNEIDQILQYDQLKVQQEQGNVFKNFLEGSITFPPTYKYDLFSDDYDTSEKCRQPAWTDRVLWKRRKQIPDIDSPTDWYPGKLIYYGRAELKQSDHRPVIAIIDVEVHRVEPQQREHVFKEVIEDLGPPDGTIIVKTVDETEDADSAFDSNVMMALVQDLSHIGEVILVRFVGETIWVTFRDGQCALAAAKKGMTHVCGQALTLTLKSPNWMQLIEKEIEICSNTTASQPSAFSPVSKTSLPKLEQLGITEHPSASKGNTNGVTPPPRPAPPGRPSQPPKSPYQEKKQIPHAGVFSVLPNQFSTTPVKDRAESDQVERSSPESAIYEEILDGFPNYPAPTRPPPPLPRTDPCQESSSKCISSIPPPLPQRQIPPPQHAPPSLPTSSVPPPVPARTSGGPPIPARNPH; via the exons ATGGCGATGGGCAAAGGTTTTCGCGTatacgaaaaattaaaacCACCTAGTCCACATTCCCTTTTGTTAGAACGTCGAAATCATAAAGAAACTGTTTTATTTGAATCTCAGGCTGTCGCTGTACTTT CTCTTCAAGAAACAGAATCCTTAAAAGGACaatatacaaaattgttaGATGCCTATGGATGTTTAGGAGTGTTACAATTAAATGCAGGAGAAAACACTTTACTTTATCTTGTCCTTGTTACCGGTTGCTTCTCAGTTGGTAAAATTGGTGAAACCGAAATCTTCCGAATCACACAATCACATTTTGTTCCTTTACATTATAGTCAAGGAAATGAAGATCGCGTTTCAGAAGTTAGGAAATTTCTTAATTCCggtacattttatttttcttggaCAGCTGGGCAACAAGAATGCCTTGATATCACACTCAGTGCccaaaaaagaagtaaatcaACAACCACagataatagatttttttg GAATCGAATGTTACACATTCATCTGTTAAGATATGGAGTAGATACGAGTCAATGGTTACTTAAAGCAATGTGTGGCAGCGTAGAAATTCGTACTGTTTACGTGGGCCACAGACAAGCTCGCGCAGTTCTTGTATCAAGATTAAGTTGTGAAAGAGCAGGTACTAG ATTTAACGTTAGAGGGACCAATGATGATGGACACGTAGCTAATTTTGTGGAAACCGAACAAACTATTTATTTGGATAATGAAGTAACATCTTATATACAGACTAGAGGATCGGTTCCTTTATTTTGGGAACAACCTGGAATACAAGTTGGTTCGCATAAAGTTAAAATATCCCGAGGATTTGAAGCTTCAAAACCAGCTTTTGATAGACATTTAACTATGATTAAGCAAAGGTATGGACAACAAGTGATAGTAAATCTTCTGGGCTCCAGTCTCATTGGTAGTAAAGAGGGGGAAGCAATGTTAAGTCAATTATTTCAAACACATCACAATATGTCAGAACACAAAGATGTACCACacatattatttgattatcaCCAGGAGTGTAGAGGTGGAAACATGAAGAATCTCTCCAAACTAAAAGCTAAAGTGGAAAAGTACTTAGAGtccttttccttattttatGCTGCTGGAAAAAATGTAATACTTGAACAAACTGGTACAATTCGTACTAATTGCTTAGATTGCTTGGACAGAACTAACTGTGTACAAACTTTTTTTGCATTAGAATTGCTAGCACAGCAATTGAGTTTATTAAAACTACTTGAAAAACAACAAATGGTATCAAGATTCGAGGAAGTTTTCCGTCAAATGTGGATATATAATGGCAATGAAGTCAGTAAAATATATGCTGGAACAGGCGCGATACAAGGAAGCTCGAAATTATTAGATGGAGCAAGATCTGCCGCTAGAACGATACAAAATAATCTTTTGGATTCGAGTAAGCAGGAAGCTATAGATATTTTGCTCTTAGGTTCTACATTAAATACAGAGATAGCTGATAGAGctcgattattattaccatcTAATATGTTACACGCTCCGCCAAGTGTATTGAGAGAAATGTGtaaaagatataatgaatatgTGACAACAATGAAGCTTAGAATAAGCGTTGGTACTTATAACGTGAACGGTGGTAAACATTTTCGAAGCGTATCGCATAAAGATATTTTACTTTCTGATTGGTTATTAGATGCTCCACGTTATTCATCGT cATTGGTATCTGttgaatatgataatatacCCGTGGATGTATTTGCAATTGGATTTGAAGAAATAGTAGATTTAAATGCTAGTAATATTATGGCAGCTAGTTCTGACAACGCAAAAGCTTGGGCAGAAGAATTACAAAAAGTATTATCAAGAGATACCGAATATGTTCTTGTTACATATCAACAATTAGTTGGAGtttgtttgtatttatttatacggcCTGAACATGCTCCTTACTTGAGAGATGTTGCAGTAGACTGTGTGAAAACAGGTTTAGGTGGTGCTACGGGTAATAAAGGTGCGGCAGCTATACGATGTGTCTTATATTCTACATCTTTATGTTTTGTATGCGCCCATTTTGCTGCTGGCCAATCTCAAGTTACTGAACGCAACGCCGATTACGCagaaataacgagaaaaataacgtTCCCTATGGGTAGAACACTAAATACTCACGATTACGTATTTTGGTGCGGAGATTTTAATTACAGAGTTGACATGGATAAAGACGAAATGAAGGAAATGATCAAGAGGAATGAAATTGATCAAATACTGCAGTATGAccaattaaaa GTACAACAGGAACAGGGTAATGTGTTCAAAAACTTTTTGGAAGGATCCATTACATTTCCTCCTACATACAAGTATGATCTCTTTTCCGACGACTATGACACCAGTGAAAAATGCCGTCAGCCTGCATGGACGGATAGAGTTCTTTGGAAACGAAGAAAGCAAATACCTGATATTG ATTCTCCTACAGATTGGTATCCAGGAAAGCTTATTTATTACGGTAGAGCAGAATTAAAACAAAGCGATCATAGACCTGTTATTGCTATTATCGACGTAGAGGTTCATCGTGTCGAACCACAACAAAGGGAACACGTATTCAAAGAAGTAATCGAAGATTTAGGCCCACCGGATGGAACGATAATAGTAAAAACGGTAGATGAGACGGAAGATGCTGATAGCGCGTTCGATAGTAACGTTATGATGGCTTTGGTTCAAGATCTGTCTCATATCGGCGAAGTGATTCTCGTGAGATTCGTTGGAGAAACAATTTGGGTCACCTTTAGAGATGGACAATGCGCTTTGGCTGCtgcaaaaaaaggaatgacACACGTCTGCGGCCAAGCGTTAACTTTAACATTAAAGTCACCTAATTGGATGCAACTcattgagaaagaaatagaaatttgtagCAATACTACGGCATCGCAGCCTAGTGCTTTCTCGCCTGTTTCGAAAACTTCTTTGCCAAAATTAGAGCAATTAGGAATTACCGAACACCCATCGGCTAGTAAAGGAAATACAAATGGTGTTACACCACCACCTAGGCCAGCTCCACCAGGCAGACCATCTCAACCGCCTAAAAGTCCATaccaagagaaaaaacaaattccgCACGCAGGTGTATTTAGCGTATTACCTAATCAATTTTCCACGACGCCAGTTAAGGATAGAGCCGAATCCGATCAAGTGGAAAGATCGTCTCCGGAATCTGCAatttacgaagaaatattaGATGGATTTCCTAATTATCCTGCTCCAACTAGACCACCACCGCCATTACCACGTACTGATCCTTGCCAAGAATCATCGAGCAAATGTATTAGTTCTATACCTCCTCCATTACCGCAAAGACAAATTCCTCCACCTCAGCATGCCCCACCTAGCTTGCCTACATCGTCGGTTCCACCACCAGTTCCAGCAAGAACATCAGGTGGTCCACCTATTCCAGCGAGAAATCCACATTAA
- the LOC127067104 gene encoding synaptojanin-1 isoform X2 gives MAMGKGFRVYEKLKPPSPHSLLLERRNHKETVLFESQAVAVLSLQETESLKGQYTKLLDAYGCLGVLQLNAGENTLLYLVLVTGCFSVGKIGETEIFRITQSHFVPLHYSQGNEDRVSEVRKFLNSGTFYFSWTAGQQECLDITLSAQKRSKSTTTDNRFFWNRMLHIHLLRYGVDTSQWLLKAMCGSVEIRTVYVGHRQARAVLVSRLSCERAGTRFNVRGTNDDGHVANFVETEQTIYLDNEVTSYIQTRGSVPLFWEQPGIQVGSHKVKISRGFEASKPAFDRHLTMIKQRYGQQVIVNLLGSSLIGSKEGEAMLSQLFQTHHNMSEHKDVPHILFDYHQECRGGNMKNLSKLKAKVEKYLESFSLFYAAGKNVILEQTGTIRTNCLDCLDRTNCVQTFFALELLAQQLSLLKLLEKQQMVSRFEEVFRQMWIYNGNEVSKIYAGTGAIQGSSKLLDGARSAARTIQNNLLDSSKQEAIDILLLGSTLNTEIADRARLLLPSNMLHAPPSVLREMCKRYNEYVTTMKLRISVGTYNVNGGKHFRSVSHKDILLSDWLLDAPRYSSSLVSVEYDNIPVDVFAIGFEEIVDLNASNIMAASSDNAKAWAEELQKVLSRDTEYVLVTYQQLVGVCLYLFIRPEHAPYLRDVAVDCVKTGLGGATGNKGAAAIRCVLYSTSLCFVCAHFAAGQSQVTERNADYAEITRKITFPMGRTLNTHDYVFWCGDFNYRVDMDKDEMKEMIKRNEIDQILQYDQLKVQQEQGNVFKNFLEGSITFPPTYKYDLFSDDYDTSEKCRQPAWTDRVLWKRRKQIPDIDWYPGKLIYYGRAELKQSDHRPVIAIIDVEVHRVEPQQREHVFKEVIEDLGPPDGTIIVKTVDETEDADSAFDSNVMMALVQDLSHIGEVILVRFVGETIWVTFRDGQCALAAAKKGMTHVCGQALTLTLKSPNWMQLIEKEIEICSNTTASQPSAFSPVSKTSLPKLEQLGITEHPSASKGNTNGVTPPPRPAPPGRPSQPPKSPYQEKKQIPHAGVFSVLPNQFSTTPVKDRAESDQVERSSPESAIYEEILDGFPNYPAPTRPPPPLPRTDPCQESSSKCISSIPPPLPQRQIPPPQHAPPSLPTSSVPPPVPARTSGGPPIPARNPH, from the exons ATGGCGATGGGCAAAGGTTTTCGCGTatacgaaaaattaaaacCACCTAGTCCACATTCCCTTTTGTTAGAACGTCGAAATCATAAAGAAACTGTTTTATTTGAATCTCAGGCTGTCGCTGTACTTT CTCTTCAAGAAACAGAATCCTTAAAAGGACaatatacaaaattgttaGATGCCTATGGATGTTTAGGAGTGTTACAATTAAATGCAGGAGAAAACACTTTACTTTATCTTGTCCTTGTTACCGGTTGCTTCTCAGTTGGTAAAATTGGTGAAACCGAAATCTTCCGAATCACACAATCACATTTTGTTCCTTTACATTATAGTCAAGGAAATGAAGATCGCGTTTCAGAAGTTAGGAAATTTCTTAATTCCggtacattttatttttcttggaCAGCTGGGCAACAAGAATGCCTTGATATCACACTCAGTGCccaaaaaagaagtaaatcaACAACCACagataatagatttttttg GAATCGAATGTTACACATTCATCTGTTAAGATATGGAGTAGATACGAGTCAATGGTTACTTAAAGCAATGTGTGGCAGCGTAGAAATTCGTACTGTTTACGTGGGCCACAGACAAGCTCGCGCAGTTCTTGTATCAAGATTAAGTTGTGAAAGAGCAGGTACTAG ATTTAACGTTAGAGGGACCAATGATGATGGACACGTAGCTAATTTTGTGGAAACCGAACAAACTATTTATTTGGATAATGAAGTAACATCTTATATACAGACTAGAGGATCGGTTCCTTTATTTTGGGAACAACCTGGAATACAAGTTGGTTCGCATAAAGTTAAAATATCCCGAGGATTTGAAGCTTCAAAACCAGCTTTTGATAGACATTTAACTATGATTAAGCAAAGGTATGGACAACAAGTGATAGTAAATCTTCTGGGCTCCAGTCTCATTGGTAGTAAAGAGGGGGAAGCAATGTTAAGTCAATTATTTCAAACACATCACAATATGTCAGAACACAAAGATGTACCACacatattatttgattatcaCCAGGAGTGTAGAGGTGGAAACATGAAGAATCTCTCCAAACTAAAAGCTAAAGTGGAAAAGTACTTAGAGtccttttccttattttatGCTGCTGGAAAAAATGTAATACTTGAACAAACTGGTACAATTCGTACTAATTGCTTAGATTGCTTGGACAGAACTAACTGTGTACAAACTTTTTTTGCATTAGAATTGCTAGCACAGCAATTGAGTTTATTAAAACTACTTGAAAAACAACAAATGGTATCAAGATTCGAGGAAGTTTTCCGTCAAATGTGGATATATAATGGCAATGAAGTCAGTAAAATATATGCTGGAACAGGCGCGATACAAGGAAGCTCGAAATTATTAGATGGAGCAAGATCTGCCGCTAGAACGATACAAAATAATCTTTTGGATTCGAGTAAGCAGGAAGCTATAGATATTTTGCTCTTAGGTTCTACATTAAATACAGAGATAGCTGATAGAGctcgattattattaccatcTAATATGTTACACGCTCCGCCAAGTGTATTGAGAGAAATGTGtaaaagatataatgaatatgTGACAACAATGAAGCTTAGAATAAGCGTTGGTACTTATAACGTGAACGGTGGTAAACATTTTCGAAGCGTATCGCATAAAGATATTTTACTTTCTGATTGGTTATTAGATGCTCCACGTTATTCATCGT cATTGGTATCTGttgaatatgataatatacCCGTGGATGTATTTGCAATTGGATTTGAAGAAATAGTAGATTTAAATGCTAGTAATATTATGGCAGCTAGTTCTGACAACGCAAAAGCTTGGGCAGAAGAATTACAAAAAGTATTATCAAGAGATACCGAATATGTTCTTGTTACATATCAACAATTAGTTGGAGtttgtttgtatttatttatacggcCTGAACATGCTCCTTACTTGAGAGATGTTGCAGTAGACTGTGTGAAAACAGGTTTAGGTGGTGCTACGGGTAATAAAGGTGCGGCAGCTATACGATGTGTCTTATATTCTACATCTTTATGTTTTGTATGCGCCCATTTTGCTGCTGGCCAATCTCAAGTTACTGAACGCAACGCCGATTACGCagaaataacgagaaaaataacgtTCCCTATGGGTAGAACACTAAATACTCACGATTACGTATTTTGGTGCGGAGATTTTAATTACAGAGTTGACATGGATAAAGACGAAATGAAGGAAATGATCAAGAGGAATGAAATTGATCAAATACTGCAGTATGAccaattaaaa GTACAACAGGAACAGGGTAATGTGTTCAAAAACTTTTTGGAAGGATCCATTACATTTCCTCCTACATACAAGTATGATCTCTTTTCCGACGACTATGACACCAGTGAAAAATGCCGTCAGCCTGCATGGACGGATAGAGTTCTTTGGAAACGAAGAAAGCAAATACCTGATATTG ATTGGTATCCAGGAAAGCTTATTTATTACGGTAGAGCAGAATTAAAACAAAGCGATCATAGACCTGTTATTGCTATTATCGACGTAGAGGTTCATCGTGTCGAACCACAACAAAGGGAACACGTATTCAAAGAAGTAATCGAAGATTTAGGCCCACCGGATGGAACGATAATAGTAAAAACGGTAGATGAGACGGAAGATGCTGATAGCGCGTTCGATAGTAACGTTATGATGGCTTTGGTTCAAGATCTGTCTCATATCGGCGAAGTGATTCTCGTGAGATTCGTTGGAGAAACAATTTGGGTCACCTTTAGAGATGGACAATGCGCTTTGGCTGCtgcaaaaaaaggaatgacACACGTCTGCGGCCAAGCGTTAACTTTAACATTAAAGTCACCTAATTGGATGCAACTcattgagaaagaaatagaaatttgtagCAATACTACGGCATCGCAGCCTAGTGCTTTCTCGCCTGTTTCGAAAACTTCTTTGCCAAAATTAGAGCAATTAGGAATTACCGAACACCCATCGGCTAGTAAAGGAAATACAAATGGTGTTACACCACCACCTAGGCCAGCTCCACCAGGCAGACCATCTCAACCGCCTAAAAGTCCATaccaagagaaaaaacaaattccgCACGCAGGTGTATTTAGCGTATTACCTAATCAATTTTCCACGACGCCAGTTAAGGATAGAGCCGAATCCGATCAAGTGGAAAGATCGTCTCCGGAATCTGCAatttacgaagaaatattaGATGGATTTCCTAATTATCCTGCTCCAACTAGACCACCACCGCCATTACCACGTACTGATCCTTGCCAAGAATCATCGAGCAAATGTATTAGTTCTATACCTCCTCCATTACCGCAAAGACAAATTCCTCCACCTCAGCATGCCCCACCTAGCTTGCCTACATCGTCGGTTCCACCACCAGTTCCAGCAAGAACATCAGGTGGTCCACCTATTCCAGCGAGAAATCCACATTAA
- the LOC127067114 gene encoding guanine nucleotide-binding protein G(i) subunit alpha isoform X2 has protein sequence MKIIHETGYSKEECEQYKPVVYSNAIQSLMAIIRAMGQLRIDFADSSKADIARQFFTLASAAEEGELTGELVLLMKRLWQDAGVQLCFTRSREYQLNDSAAYYLNALDRIAQPNYIPTQQDVLRTRVKTTGIVETHFSFKGLHFKMFDVGGQRSERKKWIHCFEGVTAIIFCVALSGYDLVLAEDEEMNRMIESMKLFDSICNSKWFVETSIILFLNKKDLFEEKIARSPLTICFPDYKGANTYEECASYIQMKFENLNKRKDQKQIYTHFTCATDTSNIQFVFDAVTDVIIKNNLSNCGLLS, from the exons atgaaaataattcatgaaACTGGCTATAGTAAAGAAGAATGTGAACAATATAAGCCAGTAGTATATAGTAACGCAATACAAAGTTTAATGGCAATAATCAGAGCTATGGGGCAATTAAGAATTGATTTTGCTGATTCTAGTAAGGCA GATATAGCCCGACAATTCTTCACCCTAGCTTCAGCAGCAGAAGAAGGTGAACTTACAGGAGAGTTAGTATTGTTAATGAAGAGACTGTGGCAAGATGCAGGTGTACAACTTTGTTTCACACGTAGTAGAGAATATCAATTGAACGATTCGGCTGCATATTATCTAAATGCTCTGGATCGTATAGCACAACCTAATTATATTCCTACTCAGCAAGACGTTCTTAGAACACGTGTGAAAACTACAGGAATTGTGGAAactcatttttcatttaaaggATTACATTTCAA AATGTTTGATGTCGGTGGTCAACggtcagagagaaaaaaatggatacACTGTTTTGAGGGTGTTACAGCCATTATTTTTTGTGTTGCTCTCAGTGGTTATGATTTGGTCCTTGCAGAGGATGAAGAAATGAATAGAATGATTGAATCGATGAAGCTATTTGATTCCATATGCAATAGCAAGTGGTTTGTTGAGACGTCAATCATACTGTTCCTTAACAAAAAGGatctttttgaagaaaaaattgctaGAAGTCCGTTAACCATTTGTTTCCCGGATTATAAAGGTGCTAACACTTATGAGGAATGTGCATCttatattcaaatgaaattcgaaaatttaaataaaaggaaagatcagaaacaaatttatacaCATTTCACATGTGCCACAGATACATCTAATATACAATTTGTATTCGATGCTGTGACCGACGTcataattaagaataatttaagcAATTGTGGATTATTAAGCTAA
- the LOC127067114 gene encoding guanine nucleotide-binding protein G(i) subunit alpha isoform X1: protein MGCAVSTTGDKEAAERSKKIDKDLRADGERAASEVKLLLLGAGESGKSTIVKQMKIIHETGYSKEECEQYKPVVYSNAIQSLMAIIRAMGQLRIDFADSSKADIARQFFTLASAAEEGELTGELVLLMKRLWQDAGVQLCFTRSREYQLNDSAAYYLNALDRIAQPNYIPTQQDVLRTRVKTTGIVETHFSFKGLHFKMFDVGGQRSERKKWIHCFEGVTAIIFCVALSGYDLVLAEDEEMNRMIESMKLFDSICNSKWFVETSIILFLNKKDLFEEKIARSPLTICFPDYKGANTYEECASYIQMKFENLNKRKDQKQIYTHFTCATDTSNIQFVFDAVTDVIIKNNLSNCGLLS, encoded by the exons ATGGGCTGTGCTGTAAGCACCACCGGAGACAAAGAAGCCGCTGAAAGGTCCAAGAAAATCGACAAGGATCTGAGGGCCGATGGCGAGCGAGCCGCCAGTGAGGTCAAGCTCCTCTTGCTCG gaGCTGGAGAATCTGGTAAATCTACAATAGTAAAacagatgaaaataattcatgaaACTGGCTATAGTAAAGAAGAATGTGAACAATATAAGCCAGTAGTATATAGTAACGCAATACAAAGTTTAATGGCAATAATCAGAGCTATGGGGCAATTAAGAATTGATTTTGCTGATTCTAGTAAGGCA GATATAGCCCGACAATTCTTCACCCTAGCTTCAGCAGCAGAAGAAGGTGAACTTACAGGAGAGTTAGTATTGTTAATGAAGAGACTGTGGCAAGATGCAGGTGTACAACTTTGTTTCACACGTAGTAGAGAATATCAATTGAACGATTCGGCTGCATATTATCTAAATGCTCTGGATCGTATAGCACAACCTAATTATATTCCTACTCAGCAAGACGTTCTTAGAACACGTGTGAAAACTACAGGAATTGTGGAAactcatttttcatttaaaggATTACATTTCAA AATGTTTGATGTCGGTGGTCAACggtcagagagaaaaaaatggatacACTGTTTTGAGGGTGTTACAGCCATTATTTTTTGTGTTGCTCTCAGTGGTTATGATTTGGTCCTTGCAGAGGATGAAGAAATGAATAGAATGATTGAATCGATGAAGCTATTTGATTCCATATGCAATAGCAAGTGGTTTGTTGAGACGTCAATCATACTGTTCCTTAACAAAAAGGatctttttgaagaaaaaattgctaGAAGTCCGTTAACCATTTGTTTCCCGGATTATAAAGGTGCTAACACTTATGAGGAATGTGCATCttatattcaaatgaaattcgaaaatttaaataaaaggaaagatcagaaacaaatttatacaCATTTCACATGTGCCACAGATACATCTAATATACAATTTGTATTCGATGCTGTGACCGACGTcataattaagaataatttaagcAATTGTGGATTATTAAGCTAA
- the LOC127067117 gene encoding diphthamide biosynthesis protein 3 yields the protein MSVYHDEVEIEDFEYDEDEEIYYYPCPCGDQFQISKADLIAGEEEATCPSCSLVVKVIYNKEAFLEKQENVNETEQKELVSQKV from the coding sequence ATGTCAGTGTATCACGACGAAGTGGAGATCGAAGACTTTGAatacgacgaagacgaagaaatttactaCTACCCTTGTCCTTGTGGTGATCAATTTCAAATATCAAAGGCAGATCTTATAGCTGGTGAAGAAGAAGCTACGTGTCCGTCGTGTTCACTTGTTGTtaaagtaatttataataaggaagcatttcttgaaaaacaagaaaacgtTAATGAAACAGAACAAAAGGAGCTTGTGTCACAGAAAGTTTGA
- the LOC127067115 gene encoding DNA-directed RNA polymerase III subunit RPC7-like, with product MAGRGRGKFKPSMSFNTEQLGFAKGEVLPPPVLQPPQKYPLLEYKPLTFSITNEMSYLLELKRDYTEFLRESPYNVQPIELKKDIERYSDRYQDLMTDKSGYDTRYDWSKVPAELKPSIRRQKSQATIQPKKKQKTVDIESKLQELEKKETNQQGDVQEEEEEKADEEAEEKETDEVVEDEEEELDEEMDEGTDYVNSYFDNGEGYDDEEDNMDDGPIY from the coding sequence ATGGCAGGAAGAGGGCGAGGGAAATTCAAACCTTCTATGTCTTTTAATACAGAACAATTAGGATTTGCTAAAGGAGAAGTTTTACCACCTCCGGTTTTGCAACCTCCACAGAAATATCCTTTGTTGGAATATAAACCGTTGACTTTTTCAATTACCAATGAAATGAGTTATTTATTGGAATTGAAAAGGGATTATACTGAATTTTTAAGAGAATCTCCGTATAATGTACAACCtatagaattgaaaaaagatattgaacGTTATTCCGATCGTTATCAAGATTTGATGACGGATAAAAGTGGGTACGATACTAGATATGATTGGTCCAAGGTACCAGCAGAATTGAAACCATCTATTCGTAGACAAAAAAGTCAAGCTACGATACAGCctaagaaaaaacagaaaactgTTGATATAGAATCAAAGTTacaagaattagaaaaaaaggagactaATCAACAAGGTGATGtacaggaagaagaagaagaaaaggctgatgaagaagcagaagagaaagaaacggatGAAGTGGTagaagacgaggaagaagaattagATGAGGAAATGGATGAAGGGACTGATTATGTAAATAGTTACTTTGATAATGGAGAAGGTTATGACGATGAAGAAGACAATATGGACGATGGACctatctattaa